Sequence from the Rhizophagus irregularis chromosome 5, complete sequence genome:
taaaaaaaaatggaatttacCTTTTTCTCATTAGTCTCAAATTATTACACTGCCACATTTAtttgagaattttcttttcataaatTGCGCATAATAAAagtgttatttttatttaaagtggaGAGTATGTGCAGTATGTATTTATGGATCTTTATAACTTTCACATAATGACGATACATTCAGTGCAGACTTTTTTCGGGGAGGGCCTATTTGCAACGacttgattatttttatcgcAGTTTTCAGAATTTGTACGTTGTGATTAATGAGTGATTATTATTACAGGACAATTACGGGACGATTACAGGACGGTAATCTtcctttaatataataatcgtaattgtttaaattgtttaTCAGATGATCTATAGTGGGTAGCACGATTTTGGAAAGCGCAATCAGATATTCTTGGCTTGTTCGATTATTTTCGGGAATATgagatattttatataaaagtagtATTAtctcgttctttttttttatttttgtataattttaattttaaaaacgattttataaaatgaatatcttatttattgtttttttgatTCTCGTGACATTCGTATCGTCAACTCCAATAAGGCGTCAAGATGCGCTCAGTGGTTTTAGACCATGTCAAGGCGATTTCCCAAATGAAATTACCTTATTTAGTTTTACTCCCAATCCACTTGTCGGAGGTCAAGAATTTACTGTTCGTATCGGTGGTAAAGCAACTATAACTATTGAAAGCAGTACATTGTATAGGCTTACAGTGAATAAAGAAGTAATCTATGAAACGAGTTTTTGCAAAGAATTTGTCATATCTAGTGGGTTCACTTGTCCAGTAAAcgataattttgattttaccgCAAAACCTCATCCTATTTCTAAACATACTCAAGTTGAATATGATGTAAAGATAACGAGtgagtaataataatataaattacttataaatttttttgattttataaaattttgttctttaataacctttactatattttatacAGTTACAAATCCGGATGGTAAAGATTTATCATGTATTGAAGGAAAAGTCAGCATAACTCATccttaatatcattataagttatattgtttacagtatatattgatgtaatatttgatatcaaaataaacttattaaatttattatcatcaaaaagttttatatgtTTGAAGTTTTCGTACGCCAACTCTCAatcttttattagaaataaaataaacagtttcaaaattcatttatatgAACAATAACATAAACGTCAgaaaagagattttttttttttagaggtAAATTGAAATGAGTTTTTATTGCTTATATTTCTTGGCGTTATGGATCAAAATAAATCACACTAGTTTACTGTACGTGTGATCTTGGTCGCACGAACATATTCGATATATTGAtgttacaaatttatacaaCTGACTAATAAATACAccattaaatcattaaaaatgcagtatgttaataaattttagcaatatatttttttatttaaatcattttataaaatcataacgTAGAAAGAAATGGttttagatataataaaagagtattattttaattttctttgagGTTTTCTTCCGGTTAAGGAGCAGAGCGAGAAGCACTTCTTTTACCTATTATTACAAATCAAATAACGGTTAATTCGTCTTgttcaaattaaaaaagaacaattacTTTTATAAGCTCACCTTTCATAGTTTTCTTTGGcaacaaatttttatgaatgTTGGGCATGACACCTCCCTGAGCAACTGTAACttggttaaataatttatccaGTTCTTCATCGTTACGAATAGCCAGTTGAATATGGCGAGGAATAATTCTTACTTTCCTGTCACCATGAGCAATTTTACCGGCAAAATCTAATACTTCGGCTACCAAATACTCGATAACTGCGGAAAGATATACGGGTGCAACAAGACCAATACGTGATGCATAGTTTCCTCTTCGAAGATAACGATTAATACGTCCGACTGGAAATATGATACCAGCCTAAAAGATTATTATCGACGAAAGagataagtaaaaaaatgaaaattataaagtcaaatactttatttttctatacCCAAACATACTTTCTGAGATCTTGAAAAGTACTTTACTTTCTCTACTTTTGTTGTTACGATTTTACCAATACCTGATCCGTTCATTTTGTTTCTTGTAcgagttttattaaaaaaaaaagatataaaagatatgttatatatttgattaaacttttttgtaaACCGTTTCTACGAAAAGTTTATGATGTTTGAGGTAcggtatttatatatttatttgatcataaaaaattgAGTTTGTAAATTATGTATCTGATTGATTAAATAAGTATAACCAGAATgattcatcatattttaaaactcAGCTTGAATTTTTTAGGAATAGGTACTTGtcgttaaaatattttttttttaaattattacaagtgcgtaaatattgtaaatattataaatttaaaaaacatgaattttttatattgtttttgcattttattatCCATGTAAAGAAAGTTttgagtttataaataaataatatgaagtGGTGTAATATTTACGaaggaaattaatttttgaaaaaaatgttttatttttaattttgttttgttacttttattaaattttgagaatttttttatagaaaatgaaaagacTGTCATCTAACaaccattatttaaattttaaaaaagcaaaCCTAATTAGTCGtttctaattatattttttttttaatttttaattggaaataaaatatttctttcaaCCGACCATGTTTAAAAAGACGgtttaaaagtattttcaaaaattcttttttttttttgatgaattgaattttgattttcataataaaacttttaaacttCAATACTCAACCTGAATATAATTTTGCCTTTACGAACAGTTTTTACAgtttaaaatcaatttcttttaaccTGTTACATCAATGAtgaatgatattataattacaacAATTCTATATACAAACTAACAATCGTTGACAACCATCTACAACCTAAATATCCTATCTTTTTTCTAGAatggtttattaattatatcgtACTACTATATcatatactaatatataaatatatatcgtTTTAGAACCAAAATGGAAGTGAGTATATACTAAAAAGCGATGTCACCCGAAACTATCGTGAACACGAAAGCAATATTTATTGTGGtctttataaattactttatctCATGATCCGtcttattattttgaatttcttttagtttttaGATACGAGAGACccgtttttttttgaaagcgACTATTGTTTTATTGgactattttatatttctctattttatttggaaattataatttgcGCAGTAAATAGTAAAcacattaaatataatttgcaAATGATAAACGACTATTAGAATGTATAACAATTAACGAATAATCACTTGACCCTCCCGGTGGCGTCATCTTTAATTGTAAAGCGGGTCAAAGACTCAAAGTCAGACGATACATTTGGCGTCGCTGATGCACATTCTGCACCAATCGGAGGCGATCGTCACATTACCCGAGGTTTTTTTCCGCTTCCGTATATGTTGTGTTGAAAGCTGTTCtttgaattttctttaatacaCGAGTTTGTAACCGCCTTAAGTCaacgtgattttttttttattaatttctttgttatattttaaagaaatcagTGTAATATCGTTCTAAACGAGTCAAGTACCCTTTGAAAATCGCATGACACTAAAAAGTCCCCTTTGTATTCTCATGGTGTATTAATACTTTCAGTAGATTAAATTGAATAGTTGACTTTTCAAAAGAGAAATGGACATTTTCAAATATGTAGTCTAggcaataatttttttacaatatattcaatatattttgaCGGTTATGCTGTAAATCAACCATGTAAATTACAATATacagtaattatatttaataaaaattagaaatgtGGCTACCTGTCTTTACTTAATTATGAAACTAATTTCGGCTGGTCAAGTTACCCAACCGGACTCTCGGAGTCCGGTGACGCAAAAATTACTTTGTTTGACCTCCTTGTGACCTTGTGTTATTATATAAGTGTAAATGACGTAAAACAATATATACCAATAAAATAGTACCACGGAGAGGATCAAAATATTTGCCCCGAGTCCCCTACTCATGTTAGTCATGTATAATCGGGTTGTACCGGGTAATTTGCATCTGAGTCGCGAGTCATTTCTATAAATCATGAAgataatcttaatttttttttatttcttattttttatttttttttgtttaatgaaCCGATCTTGTcgaataattcaattttatttatagatactGATACTTCATGTACAAACTTTGTATTTTTAGTATGCAGAATAATGTTTCACcaataagattattatatcgaaaaaaaaaatttttttttttttaatttaaacaaatatattattttttaaatagataattgttttctttatttctctatttttattaaaatacattacataaatttttttcattaaaaagtaATCACACATGAAATTATACCTCATATTGAATATTACCACAGTAAATATCGGAAAACTGAGGAAAACTGCGGAAATGGCGACACAACTTTTTTGATGTGCAATAACCTTATTTGGTAAGTTAAGGTCTCTTGTCAACGCGTTATTCATTCAACTAATTGTTTTGGAAATTGTGCACGGTAACACTTTCTTGCAGTACAACAAACttcttttttagaattatttgaaattatttaattatttattatctctcattttttttttttttggttgaaCCACCGTGAAATTActttaacttaaaaaattttgtacatTACTCGCGTAAACGACTAGAACTAGTCGTTTgcacaaaaaataatttttattttcgcgAAGGTTACATTAACTACGACGACTTCCTCTCGTAATTTTGGAACTTAGTGTTTAGGAATATGCACTCACCTACGGAGCACTTTTCAGACTCGTACGAGCCAAACGACCGGCATGTCGtaagtgaaaaaaaagaatgtagaGTGCTCAGTAGAAAGGAGAAAACTGCAACTCCGTATTTATTGGAAGAATGGAGAGAAAATATGTTGTTTTGGAAGAACCATGATACTTGTCGTCGAATGTTTAACGTAAGTAAGGGGTTTTACGTTAGTTTCTAcatataaattagtaatatttatacCCGTAAACGAAATATAAAGGTATCATTGAATAAGTATTGTAGATGAGAAATATTGCATAACGTGAGCAATTTTTGTATATggttttctaaaatattatttttttttcgttagtGGGTACGAGAGGTACTTGGAGGCCTGGATgaaaattttctcaaaaaaatcttcaatAAGCTCCTTCATGATGGAGAACTTGTTAATGATCATGTTCGCATGTATTTACACATTAATGGTTATAAGGTCGATGGACGAGAAATAATTGACGTAAGCACTCAACtaattgtgaaattttttttctttttttcaacattcttaataaaattgttacgGATTTATTCATAATACAGATCCCATACTGGATGCATATTGCGTTTCTCCAAGTTATGCACCTGGTATATCTAGATGATGATATTATGTTGTCGGAAATGATTGAGGAATTAACTCGTCCACGATTGAAACATAAAAACGCAAAAAGTatgtttttcttatttatttatttactactaattattttaattaatcatttcgagttttaataaataattttggtgctctttttttttttagaaattacaATAATGTTGAATATGTTTTTTGGATACATATCAGAAAGGTCGTTTTTAGTGGTAGAATTTCCCATGGACGATTGGAGGAATAACTTCGATCATTTTGTTAATGATGTTGAAATTTCAACTGAAACTCTTCCAATGGATATCGTTATTGATGttattgatgatgaaaataGGGATCGTCCGAACGTAAATCCTATCGATCAAGTGATCCCTGTTTTTACAGTTGATGATACTGGTTACTCTGGTGATGATCCTGATGCGCAACCTTGTTCAGTTTCCGATTCTCCTTCACTACCAAACGACGAAGTCAATGAAGGCCGTGCGGATAAATTCACAAATTGTACTCTAAATGATGAAGGTGCAACACACAAAATCGACAAAAACGAATCTGCTCGCCCGGTAGATATTATTACCATAACAGATGATTCACCTATAGGCTTAGATAACCGACTCATTGCTACCCCATCTTTAACGGACGCGCATCCTTCTTGGGACTGTTTGGTATTTCAAACTTCACCAGGCAGACCAGGAAGAAAGTCCAAGATACGAGTGACAGCCGAAGAGAAAGCGAAATTCAATACACTTGTATTTAGCTCTTTCCTGGGAACAAAACGTGACAACGCTTCGCTCATTTTATCCACTTCAAAGTCAAATGATACAAATGATACGGAACTAGCGGGAATTAAAAGTGGGATATTTTATGGGctcacaattttttttaaaggtaattgcattaatattataatttgttaattattacaTAGATTATTAATGTAGAAATTTCTTCCATTTTAGATCGAGCTTTACATATCCGAGAAAATTTAAGAACTCTTGTGACACAAAATGGAGGTGAAGTTTGGTaggttatttaataaattgattttttatttattaaatttatttatatattaactttatttgtattatttaacaGCGATAAGCTGAAAAAAATAACCACTCATGTAATAACATGTAAACCAGTACCTTGGTATAAGGTTGATGAGTTGCGGCGCAGCACAAACTGCCGGGTAGTCAACCCCGAATGGATTTTGGAATGTACACGTGTTGGTCGACGTGTTAATGAAAATGCATTCAATATGGCTGGGGTTCAACAGGTGaggattattttttctaaaattcaatatgtgtgtgattattattaatagtgtataattaactttatagTCGCAAccaacaattttaaaatttatgagtGGAGATACAAATGATCAACTAGGTTCTGATGACCTTCCTAATACAAGGAAAAGAGGAAGAGAGGTTGATGATATTCCAAGTGAAAACAAGAGGCATCGAGTCAATTCTTACGTTGGTTCTGAAATTCAAAATCATGTACAAGATATCGAATGCGTCTGATTTGAAGCAGTTAGAAGTTTGTAGGTGGCAGCAATGGCTTTTTGCATGAACAACCGATGGATCGAAAAAAAAGGTCGAATAATAAGTGTCGTATGTTTACTGCGACaaaagtagattttgacaatTATTATGCAAACGATAAGAAATTTATTCTTCAATGGGTCACAATGTCTTGTAGGTGCACTATAGAAATTGGTATTGGATACCCTTTTAGTAGAGCTAACATTTTGTTGTGGCGCATAAGAAATAATCAATGACAATTTGATTTGCAAGAAATGCTGATATCTGGATCTAAATTCAACAatgttttggaaaaaaattgaattataattaactttaacgaaaaaaaacattatatagAGGAGCAATAGATTCAACGCTATTTAACAAACGCACGTTATATATAGATCatcgccaaaaaaaaaaaaaaaatttgtatgaATCATGTAttgcaatatttatttaacaaataaaagataGAATTATTATGTCCTTCCGGTATCCTTTTAAAACGGGTTTAAAACCTGTTTATTcgagttattttaaaatggtACATCTAAAACCTACcatgatttattatagttttgttaatattttaacaaatttcacacgatttctttaaataagtaatattaatataagagAAATACGgtagatattattttattttagcgAGACGATATATACAAGCACTGTATGTTTCGTGGAAATTTtgacaataaatttaataaaatatactttttttacgATTTCTACGATTTCCGATTAATTATACAAGtagtatattatagatattacaAAATGTACGGAAacgcatattttttttattgaaaagcAAATAAGCTAAAGATCAATCAAATgtctaaattcttttattttctaaaatttacaTTGGTGTATccaaaagaataatttaagaaataatttataaattgaacaaatgacaaataataataaacaaattgaGAACTGataatttcgtaaaaaaaaaaatacaattaacaACAATTCAACATACGAAACGATGTGAtgatagtaaaaataaaatgatattatttcaaaatattgctATTAAAAACCCTGTATCAGGCAATGAATTACGAAATTTTCTATCGTCTTTCAACCGAATTTATGCAAACCTTTCTTTTacataagtaataaataaatagatatataattaagaaaataaatattaatattataaaaaaatcaaattaaaaaaaaatataaatgtaaaataaaaatatgaaataaatgttccattaacattattataaacaaaataaaataaaatttttacacgttttctatttttattctaGATCAGATGGacatattataaatgatatctTTGTacttgatatttataatttaacgtaatataaacatttcttttgaattatttagaaaaatccatttttttaataaataatttttatgtttttatttaaaacaagtTATTCGTACGACGAAACTTCATTCaatttaagatatttattatttttttttttgtaaattaaatctattaaattgAACATGATCCAGAAGAATTCGTTGGATtaatttttgatgataaaacGAAAGTTATATATACCTTGAATCTATGGAAAATCCgaaatttaatgtatatgATGTGAAAAGTACCAATTATCGTTGATAATACCTTTGGCGCTAGCAAGTAAAagattgtaatttttttttttactttattcatattaatgatctctaattaattgatttatatatataattaaaaaacttgaACATGATTCAGTATTATTGTTCATAATAGGTTTATGgtctaattttaattaagcGTCATTTTGAAATAAGTTAATTCATTGGGCACAACGAAGTGGATTGAATGATGTAGTAATTGATAGAGGCAAGTTTACCGCTGAATAATAGAAGATTCGCAATTTTTGATCTAAGTCCTGAACTCCTGATTATCATAGGATAATTTTGGGTATAACGTCTTTACTGTGAAAACACGGTCAGTAATTATGTTATGTTAGAATATTTTtggatcatttttattaatcatttttattaatacaagtATTGAAACCTTGTCATTAAGAGTTAATAGACAAGCTGAAAATGCCTTTGGAATTAGCAAGATGGTCAGAATCAAAACATGACGTCCTATAGGTTTCATATCCAGGATTTGAATCACCATACTTATCAtgaaaatgctaaaaatatgCGGAATGGATTTGGATGTATTTGCTTTTGGTGTTAAAAGTGATGCAAATGTTGGAACCGAATTCATTGATGCTTTACGACCTGCaagataataatttgatttttttgtttttattcatatgaaaaaaatatttggctATTTGGTAAATGTGAGTGActcaaaaattctttttactaCATCCTGCTTCAACAACACATCCATAATTGATGGATAAAGAACAATTGTAAATAAAGAGACGATATATATCTCCGTTGGTCATGAACAACATAtcgatgatattaaagaagaTTTTACAATTGCgttttaaaaacaatttaaagaaatcgaataatatttttgacttCACGTACaaacaataataacattatgtatatatattttatatctaGATTAGAAGAATgttcttattataatttttattttattttttttttaatggtaaTTTATGTCAAAAATACGAATTCACTgctttataataaacaattttataattattgacACATTCATGCAAAATGATCTTCAAAGTGAAACTTTCTCGCTAGGACATATTTGGACTTTAATTAATAGAacgcaaaatttttttttttttttgcatgttATTTAGGAAGCAAACCGAGGTCTTATGTTTGTAATATATTGGGAATTTGGGATAAATTACGTAATAATCGCAcatatgattaaatttttaagtgttaacaaataatgaaatgaCTACGCAAAAATAagtagacaaaaaaaaaaatttttaaatcacaaAAGGAcggcaaaaaaaattctttttgttatttgGGTTAGTTTGAAAATAGACCTATTAATTTTGcgtattccttttttttttattggtttaataataacttgcgtgattttataaatttactatatttagtataatttacTACAGCGAAGCTTTAGAATGATCTATACACTTTAATTTGTCgtacaaatttttcttaaccGTTAtaggaaaaatatatatatatacatattgaccatatttatttaaataatcgtttttttttatgtttccTTTCTCGTTAATTTGTGCTCCACTTTTATTTTCACCATTTTCTTCTGTGAAATAATTACACCAATTAGACCTACATCTACATGCATCTTGACTAAAtaggtataaataataaagttgattAATTAACTGCATTATCGTTATGTCgataaatactaaaattaattgtGATTTTTCCATAATACCATggtaaattcttaaaattccATGTGGAAATCTAGAAATACTTTCCGTATCATCAAAAGAAAGTTCTTTTTAAAACTTCTGATAATGTACAATTCAGATATAAATACAGTACAGTCAAATTTCCATAACATATagtaattatcataataaaatggaACTTGTAAATACGAATAATGAAAGTTCATTTGACCCAacgccaaaattaaaatctagtcCTATAccgattaaatttatttcttttaattgcTTTGATAAAAATTGTGTTTATTGTGGAGAAAAATATACTTGGGCGCTTTTTTGTCGTGGGCAAcattattgcaaaaaatgtCTATCACGTTATATTAATGACATGAGTCATGTAACTGATgtaactgataataatatatacttggACGTATATTACACAATGGACTTGGAATGTGGTGAACATGAAATAAGTAGGTCAAAAGTACcacaaaatattcaagaatgcTGTGGAAATTGCTTGagaattttatgttttaaacaaataatatatgattatGATATTAGTGATTATGGTCTTGATAACAATGATCTCACTAAACACAATAACGTAATTGAAAGTGAAAAAGATTGTAGATTATGTGGAAAATCATTATATCAAGGACCAGaggaatatattatgaagCTATTTAAGTTATGCTCAGATTGTTATCTAATTTCTTCCGAATGTATAGAATCAACTTTGGTTAAAAAGAAACTTTCAGTTATTTACTTACCATGGTGGCATAATAATTATGGTAGATGTAACATGTGTAGGACAAACTTAACATTTACATCAGATTGTCAAAAGTACTGTATAAATTgctacatattttatattggatgcagatattgtttaacaactaatattatttttggaccTGCATGTCAATCccaatgtaaaaaatgcaaaagaatatcatctataaatattgattttaatattgatgatttcatttttaataattttatatatgataatttaaataaattaaatctaaCTGCTAAGATTACAAaagctttaaaaaatattgataaatattttaaaccatcttacataatattctttatctttagaaaaaaagatagaataaaaacaattaagtGGATACCATATTCTCAATTAACAGACgtaaaagaaataacaaaaGGAGGATatggtattatatataaagcaaCTTGGTTAAGTACAAATGATAAAGGTGTCATTTTAAAGAGATTCGAAAATTCCAAAAACGAtggcaaatattttttaaatgaggtaaatattttaattttaataatttcttattaaataagtttaatccttaactttatttattctctaatttatagttaaagtCGATACAGCATATTTTCTTAAGATATATGGGTCACGTTATTGAAACTTATGGCTTTACAAAAGATCCTAAATTAGGggattatataatagtaatggAATATGCATCAAAAGGTGATTTACACAAGCatttacaaaagaattttacaaatattgcATGGATTAAACAAAAACCGCTCATTTTATGGCAAATTTCAGAagggtatttatatttaaattcattaattatattctttaaatttaggttattgattttttctattttagaCTTGAAACTATACATAAAAAGAGATTTGTACATCGAGACTTCCATAGCGGAAATGTATTGTTTGACGACATATTTAGACGTAATCGCAGTAAAAATTGTCAATGGAAAATTGGAGATCTAGGATTATCACAAGCTATAAATAGTAAATCaccaaataatgaaatatacgGAGTAGTACCTTATATTGCGCCAGAAATCTTTAAAGGATCTAAATTTACTAAGGaagctgatatttatagttttggtatgattatgtgggaatttacaacaggttgtaaaccttttaataatgttaaacaTGATCAcattctta
This genomic interval carries:
- a CDS encoding histone H2A encodes the protein MNGSGIGKIVTTKVEKVKYFSRSQKAGIIFPVGRINRYLRRGNYASRIGLVAPVYLSAVIEYLVAEVLDFAGKIAHGDRKVRIIPRHIQLAIRNDEELDKLFNQVTVAQGGVMPNIHKNLLPKKTMKGKRSASRSAP
- a CDS encoding uncharacterized protein (SECRETED:cutsite_VSS-TP; SECRETED:prob_0.7598); SECRETED:SignalP(1-17); translation: MNILFIVFLILVTFVSSTPIRRQDALSGFRPCQGDFPNEITLFSFTPNPLVGGQEFTVRIGGKATITIESSTLYRLTVNKEVIYETSFCKEFVISSGFTCPVNDNFDFTAKPHPISKHTQVEYDVKITITNPDGKDLSCIEGKVSITHP